Genomic DNA from Hymenobacter jejuensis:
GACGCGAAAGCTGCTCGTCGTAGGGAATGAAGTTGGCTTTGCCCTCAAACTTCTCTTGGTACGGGTCGATATTCGGCTGAATGACAAGCACTTCAGCCGTTTTGCCTTTCTCCTGATAGTTTGCCCCGATGCTTTTGGAAAGCATAACAGGCAACAGAATCGCCAAGAAGGGCAGCCACCTCAGGCGCATTATCTGCACCCGGCTTAGCTCTGGCGCGGAAGGCTGCTTGGTGGCTAAGTATTTTGTCAAAGAATTGAAAACCAGCAAATTAACTACCCATATCCAGAGCGAGCCGCCCAGAAAGCCGGTGTATTCGTACCACTGCACCCATTGGTTGGCTTGGGCAAAACCGTTGCCGAGCGTGAGCCAGGGCCAGGTCAGGTCCCAGTGCAGGTGAAGCTGCTCAAACGCGATCCAGTACACCGGCAACGACAGGTAGCCGATCGTGGGCCCGGCCAGGCGTTTGGTGTGGTAGAAGGCCATTATGGGCAGGCACATCAGCAGGGCGTTGAGCACCACGGCGGCGATGCCGCCGCCTACCGTGCTGTAGCTTACCCACCACGTCGTGAAGGCATTCCAGAGCACGAGCATGAGGTAGGTGTAGCGAAACACCTTCCAGCCACTAGCACCGCGACTGACAAGTAGCTGTTCCATACGCAGATACGGAACGAAAGCAACCAGCAGGAGCAAGGCAAATAAGGCCGAGTGTACGGGCCAGCCCAGCCAGAGCAACCCCGCGCTCAGTAGCGCGAGCAGGCTGGGCGTCCAGTAGGCGAGGCGGGAAGCGGGGGCGATGGGGGGCGCGTCGACAACGACGGCGCTACTCCTGGTTTCCTTGAACGACGACAACGATTTCTCCTTTAATAGACGTACGGGCCGCAAACTGCGCCGCCAACTCGGCCAGCGTGCCGTTCACGGTTTCTTCGAATAGTTTGGTTAGCTCCCGGCTCACCGATGCCAACCGGTCGGGGCCCAGGGCCTCGGCCAGCTGCTCCAGCGTCTTGACGATGCGGTGCGGGGATTCGTAAAAAATCAACGTGCGGGTTTCGGTTGCGAGTTCGCGCAAGCGGGTTTGGCGGCCTTTTTTTACGGGCAGAAAACCCTCAAACACAAACCGTTCGGCCCCGAACCCCGACTTTAGCAAGGCCGGCACAAAAGCCGTCGCGCCCGGCAGACATTCTACGCCCAAGCCGCGGCCGAGGCACTCGCGCACCAGCAAAAAGCCCGGATCGGAAATGCCCGGCGTGCCCGCGTCCGATACCAGCGCCATGCGTTCGCCTTTTTCGAGGCGGTCGAGGACGCGGGCTACGGTTTGGTGCTCATTGTGAAGGTGATAGCTCAGCATCGGCTTCTTGAGGCCGAGGTGTTGCATCAGCCGGCCGCTGGTGCGGGTGTCCTCGGCCAGCACCGTATCGACCTCGCCCAGAATGCGAATGGCCCGTAAGGTGATATCTTCCAGGTTGCCGATGGGCGTAGGCACGAGGTACAGTACAGTATCAGGCATAGAGCAAAGGTAGCGGGCGCCGCCCGGACTTACAGCCGCTATCCAACGTGGTGCAGGGCTGCTACCCGGTCGATGGCTTCGGCGAGGCGATGATCGCGCTTGGTTACGGTATTGCCGGCATCATGGGTGCGCAGGCGGAACTCGACAAAGCCGTATTCGTTGGCCCACCACGGATGATGATCGAGGCGCTCGGCCTCCGCGGCCACGTCGGTCATGAAGGCAAAAGCCGTTTTGAAATCCGGAAAGCGGAAGCTGCGGGTAAGTGCATTGTCTTGCTGGGTCCACATGATGATTTGGTAATCAAATTGTTATGAAAGTTAGAATAAAATGCAGACGTTGAGATCGCCTCGCGGCGCTCTTAGTGAGGAGTATAGGGCGAGGTTGCTGCGGTAGAACAACCCAAATCCCCAAACCACAGTACACTTCTATACGACCCACCTAACTCCTTCTAAACGAGTCTTTCTAATGGCTATCGATCCTAATAACCGCCCTGTTCGCGTCATCAACGACGATACGACGAGCGAAGAATTTCAAGCCGGACACATCATTCCCGGCGCTAGTCCGCCCACTAACGAAGACGCCCGCGGCGGCTTCGGCAACCGCGACGGCAAGCAAGGCTACGGCACCGACAGCAGCGACGGCATCTCGGCCGTATCGGTGAACGAAGACGCCGACAAATCCGAACACCCGGCCGACAACATGCGCACCGCCGACGAAGGTGCCGACCAGCGCCCCAATCAGGACTTGCCCGCCGACGATGACATCGACGCCCGCCGCGTCGCGCCTATTATCGACGAACTGGAAGCCGATGACTTGCGGCCAACCGACGAAATGTCGGACCCCGATTCGCGGGTAGGTATGGGTCAGATGGAACAGCCGCAACCCAACGCTATCGACGTGGGTGCCACCCCCGAAACCAATGCCGATCTGCTGGACCGCAACGCGCAGGAATCCGGCATTGAGGTGTAAGTGATTAATTGTCAATTAGTTGTATTTTAACTTTAATTGCCACAGCCATGCCCTACAAGAGCAATAACACCAACCAGCAATCAAAGGAAAATCACGGCAGCCCCTCGCAGTCGGAGCAACCGAAAGGCGCCGGCAACCTGCCCGTCAACGATTTGGACGAACAAACCGAAGACCGGCTCGAACAGGAAGCCGCCGACGCACCGCAGCGGCACCCCAATCGCAATCTCGACAAGCCCGATATCGACAAGCCTACCTACTCTTAAGTAGCTGGCGCTGATCGTCAAAAAGCACCTGCCTTCAAATGCAGGTGCTTTTTGGTTTATAACGATTTTGCTTGCTGCCTGCTTTTTCGCTCCGCCCTGAATTTGGGTACTGCACGACGCAGTACGCTGCCCGCCCGCCGCTTTTCCACACCTTCCTTGCCATGGCCCGCTACGTCACTACCGATTTGCATGGGTGCTTGCTTTCCTTTCAGTGCGTGCTGGAAGAAGTACTTGCGCTAAAGCCCTCCGATGAGCTATATGTGCTCGGCGACTACGTCAACAAAGGGCCCGACAGCCGCGGCGTGCTCGACTACCTAATGCAACTGCCCGGCCGCGGCTTTCGGGTGCAGTGCCTGCGGGGCAACCACGATCAGGAGCTGCTGGACGCGGCTCGCGGGCGAGACAAGCTTACCTGGGCTTCGGCCGCCGATCGAAGGCTGACATTGCAGAGCTTCGGGGTGGAAGACGCCATTCAAATTCCGGAGCGCT
This window encodes:
- the lnt gene encoding apolipoprotein N-acyltransferase, encoding MRPVRLLKEKSLSSFKETRSSAVVVDAPPIAPASRLAYWTPSLLALLSAGLLWLGWPVHSALFALLLLVAFVPYLRMEQLLVSRGASGWKVFRYTYLMLVLWNAFTTWWVSYSTVGGGIAAVVLNALLMCLPIMAFYHTKRLAGPTIGYLSLPVYWIAFEQLHLHWDLTWPWLTLGNGFAQANQWVQWYEYTGFLGGSLWIWVVNLLVFNSLTKYLATKQPSAPELSRVQIMRLRWLPFLAILLPVMLSKSIGANYQEKGKTAEVLVIQPNIDPYQEKFEGKANFIPYDEQLSRLIQITEKNLTPQTKLVMWPETALDEPYWENIFDSNPKVQRVRNFLQQHAGLELITGVTSLQSYPSKETASPTARFRDDLGYYDVFNTAAFLPGPVGPPVFYHKSRLVPGVEKVPVALTKLIANIDLGGTVGSYGSQAERTVFNTKTPDLRVAPVICYESVYSDFVAEYVRNGATLIGIITNDGWWSDSPGHLQHLQYATLRAIETRRDIARSANTGISGFIDQTGHIITQTGWWIQTARRYPVHLNTELTFYARHGELIGPAMQVLAVLLLAFTLVRRFVKVA
- the rsmI gene encoding 16S rRNA (cytidine(1402)-2'-O)-methyltransferase translates to MPDTVLYLVPTPIGNLEDITLRAIRILGEVDTVLAEDTRTSGRLMQHLGLKKPMLSYHLHNEHQTVARVLDRLEKGERMALVSDAGTPGISDPGFLLVRECLGRGLGVECLPGATAFVPALLKSGFGAERFVFEGFLPVKKGRQTRLRELATETRTLIFYESPHRIVKTLEQLAEALGPDRLASVSRELTKLFEETVNGTLAELAAQFAARTSIKGEIVVVVQGNQE
- a CDS encoding 4a-hydroxytetrahydrobiopterin dehydratase, with protein sequence MWTQQDNALTRSFRFPDFKTAFAFMTDVAAEAERLDHHPWWANEYGFVEFRLRTHDAGNTVTKRDHRLAEAIDRVAALHHVG
- a CDS encoding metallophosphoesterase family protein, which encodes MLPAFSLRPEFGYCTTQYAARPPLFHTFLAMARYVTTDLHGCLLSFQCVLEEVLALKPSDELYVLGDYVNKGPDSRGVLDYLMQLPGRGFRVQCLRGNHDQELLDAARGRDKLTWASAADRRLTLQSFGVEDAIQIPERYLHWLDALPYQLDLPDFVLVHAGFNFRLPPDKMRTDYHTMLNIKEFVFDASRLQGKRLLHGHVPTPTAEVQRSVRTKQGAISLDTGCVYRHNPELSHLAILELDEFALTLQPNIEPPYEIARR